Proteins co-encoded in one Prunus persica cultivar Lovell chromosome G6, Prunus_persica_NCBIv2, whole genome shotgun sequence genomic window:
- the LOC18772962 gene encoding receptor-like protein kinase BRI1-like 3, translated as MMGFFCFLLLFVFHFYLLLSLASGARNLSSSQQLQQEQSQSDDDEVRLLLAFKQSSVQSDPHGFLSDWKADSATPLCSWRGLTCSSDDHVITINLSNAGLIGSLHFPTLTALPSLQNLYLQGNSFSAADLSVSNITSCRLETVDLSSNNISEPFPSRSFLLSCDHLASVNLSHNSIPGGSLSFGSSLLQLDVSHNQISDTALLTCQNLNLLNVSTNKLTGKLSDSLFSCKNLSTLDLSNNTFSGEIPSSFLAKASASLKYLDLSSNNFTGKFSNLDFGQCRSITLLKLAHNALSGDQFPVSLGNCQVLETLDLSNNKLENKIPGVLLGNLKKLRQLFLGHNHFSGEIPTELGKACGTLQELDISVNNLSGGLPSSFTSCSSLVSLNLGHNQLYGNFLSSIVSSLPSLRYLYVPFNNITGPVPLSLTNGTRLQVLDLSSNAFTGNVPSGFCSSNAPSTLEKILLANNFLSGTVPSELGNCKNLKAIDLSFNSLIGPIPSEIWSLPNLSDLVMWANNLTGEIPEGICINGGNLETLILNNNLITGTIPRSIAKCTNMIWVSLSSNRLTGDIPSGIGNLIKLAILQLGNNSLSGQIPAELGKCQSLIWLDLNSNGLSGSIPSELANQAGLVSPGTVSGKQFAFVRNEGGTSCRGAGGLVEFEGIRAERLEKFPMVHSCPSIRIYSGLTVYTFTSNGSMIYLDLSYNFLSGSIPDDLGTLSYLQVLNLGHNMLTGNIPDSFGGLKAIGVLDLSHNNLQGAVPGSLGTLSFLSDLDVSNNNLSGLIPSGGQLTTFPASRYENNSGLCGVPLGACSSQRHSADSRVGRKKQSMTSGIVIGITFFFFCILILALALYRVKKYQQKEEKREKYIESLPTSGSSSWKLSSVPEPLSINIATFEKPLRKLTFAHLLEATNGFSADSLIGTGGFGEVYKAQLGDGCVVAIKKLIHVTGQGDREFMAEMETIGKIKHRNLVPLLGYCKIGEERLLVYEYMKWGSLEAVLHDKSKGGVSRLDWAARKKIAIGSARGLAFLHHSCIPHIIHRDMKSSNVLLDENFEARVSDFGMARLVNALDTHLSVSTLAGTPGYVPPEYYQSFRCTAKGDVYSYGVILLELLSGKRPIDPSAFGDDNNLVGWAKQLQRDKRCNEILDTGLLPEVSGEAELYQYLRIAFECLDDRPFRRPTMIQVMAMFKELQVDSENDVLDGFSLKETVVEEP; from the coding sequence ATGATGGGATTCTTCTGCTTTCTTTTGCTGTTTGTTTTTCACTTCTACCTGCTCCTAAGTTTGGCCTCAGGCGCCAGAAATTTGTCTTCATCTCAACAACTACAACAAGAACAAAGCCagagtgatgatgatgaggtgaGGCTGCTGTTGGCTTTCAAACAATCCTCTGTTCAATCTGATCCCCATGGTTTCTTGTCTGATTGGAAAGCTGATTCTGCCACCCCTCTCTGCTCATGGAGGGGCCTCACCTGCTCTTCTGATGACCACGTCATCACCATCAACCTTTCCAACGCTGGTCTCATTGGCAGCCTACACTTTCCAACTCTCACGGCCTTGCCGAGTCTCCAAAATCTCTATCTGCAAGGCAATTCATTCTCTGCTGCTGATCTCTCTGTCTCCAACATAACCTCATGTAGACTTGAGACTGTGGACTTGTCCTCCAACAACATCTCTGAACCTTTTCCAAGTCGATCTTTTCTTCTGAGTTGTGATCATCTTGCTTCTGTTAACCTCTCTCACAATTCAATCCCTGGAGGCAGTCTCAGCTTTGGTTCTTCTCTGCTGCAGCTTGACGTCTCTCACAATCAGATTTCTGATACAGCCTTGTTGACATGTCAAAATCTGAATCTGCTCAATGTTTCCACTAACAAGCTCACTGGAAAACTGAGtgattctctcttttcttgcaAGAATCTATCAACCCTTGACCTTTCAAACAATACTTTTTCTGGGGAAATACCAAGCAGCTTCCTGGCAAAGGCCTCAGCATCTCTCAAGTATTTGGATCTCTCAAGCAACAATTTCACTGGAAAATTCTCCAACCTTGATTTTGGGCAGTGCAGAAGCATCACTTTGCTGAAGCTAGCACACAACGCACTCTCTGGGGATCAATTTCCTGTAAGCCTTGGTAACTGTCAGGTTCTGGAGACACTGGACCTCTCCAATAATAAGCTTGAGAACAAAATTCCTGGTGTTTTGTTGGGCAATCTCAAGAAATTGAGGCAACTGTTTTTGGGTCATAATCATTTCTCAGGTGAAATTCCAACTGAACTAGGAAAGGCTTGTGGGACTCTTCAGGAGCTTGATATATCGGTTAACAATCTTTCTGGAGGGTTGCCTTCAAGTTTTACATCCTGCTCTTCTTTGGTTAGTCTCAACCTTGGTCACAATCAGCTCTATGGAAATTTCCTTAGTTCCATTGTAAGTAGTCTTCCTAGTTTGAGATATCTCTATGTGCCATTCAACAACATAACTGGTCCTGTGCCACTGTCTCTTACCAATGGTACTCGGCTTCAAGTGCTCGATCTCAGTTCTAATGCCTTCACGGGGAACGTCCCTTCAGGGTTTTGCTCCTCCAATGCTCCCTCAACTTTGGAAAAGATACTTCTAGCCAACAATTTTCTCTCCGGGACTGTGCCCTCGGAACTTGGAAACTGCAAGAACCTGAAGGCTATTGATCTTAGTTTCAACAGTCTGATTGGTCCAATTCCTTCAGAAATTTGGAGCTTGCCAAATCTCTCTGACTTGGTTATGTGGGCAAACAACCTCACTGGTGAAATCCCAGAAGGTATTTGCATCAATGGAGGAAACCTGGAAACTCTGATTCTCAACAATAATCTCATCACTGGAACCATTCCCCGGTCCATAGCCAAATGCACCAATATGATTTGGGTGTCACTTTCTAGCAACCGCCTTACGGGAGATATCCCTTCTGGTATTGGAAATCTCATTAAGCTTGCAATACTTCAGTTGGGTAACAATTCACTCTCTGGACAGATTCCAGCTGAGCTTGGCAAGTGTCAGAGCCTTATTTGGCTTGATTTAAACAGCAATGGCCTAAGCGGTTCTATCCCATCAGAGCTTGCCAACCAAGCTGGCCTAGTCTCTCCTGGAACCGTTTCCGGGAAGCAGTTTGCATTTGTGAGAAATGAGGGTGGGACATCCTGCAGGGGTGCAGGAGGACTAGTTGAGTTTGAGGGAATCCGAGCAGAGAGACTAGAAAAGTTTCCTATGGTGCACTCTTGCCCTTCAATTAGAATTTACTCTGGCTTGACAGTTTACACATTCACCAGTAATGGCAGCATGATCTACCTTGATCTATCCTACAATTTCTTGTCTGGAAGCATTCCCGACGACTTAGGTACACTGTCCTATCTGCAAGTCTTGAACCTTGGGCACAACATGCTAACTGGAAATATTCCTGATAGCTTTGGAGGATTAAAAGCAATTGGAGTCCTTGATCTCTCCCACAATAATCTTCAGGGCGCTGTCCCAGGATCATTGGGGACTCTATCTTTTCTGAGTGATCTTGATGTGTCTAACAACAACCTCAGCGGTCTCATCCCTTCTGGAGGTCAGCTGACCACTTTCCCAGCATCCAGATATGAGAACAACTCTGGCCTTTGTGGGGTACCCTTGGGAGCATGTAGCTCTCAAAGGCACTCAGCAGATTCCAGAGttggaagaaaaaagcaaTCTATGACTTCAGGAATAGTAATTGGCATcacattctttttcttctgcattCTTATACTTGCATTAGCTCTATATCGAGTGAAGAAGTACCAGCAGAAggaggaaaagagagagaagtatATTGAAAGCCTTCCAACTTCAGGCAGCAGCAGCTGGAAACTTTCCAGTGTTCCTGAGCCGCTCAGCATCAACATAGCCACATTCGAGAAACCTTTGCGGAAGCTGACCTTTGCCCATCTACTTGAAGCAACAAATGGTTTCAGTGCAGACAGCCTGATAGGTACTGGAGGGTTTGGTGAGGTTTACAAGGCACAACTGGGAGATGGCTGTGTTGTTGCAATTAAGAAGCTTATTCATGTCACAGGTCAAGGAGACAGGGAGTTTATGGCAGAAATGGAAACTATTGGGAAAATCAAGCACCGAAACCTGGTTCCATTGTTGGGGTACTGCAAGATTGGGGAGGAGAGACTTCTTGTGTATGAGTACATGAAATGGGGAAGTCTGGAGGCTGTTCTTCATGATAAGTCCAAGGGAGGGGTCTCTAGGCTGGATTGGGCAGCACGAAAGAAGATTGCCATAGGCTCTGCTAGAGGTCTAGCATTCCTTCACCATAGTTGCATACCTCATATCATCCACCGGGACATGAAGTCTAGCAATGTTCTTCtagatgaaaattttgaggCCAGAGTATCTGATTTCGGCATGGCAAGATTGGTGAATGCCCTCGATACTCATCTTAGTGTGAGCACCCTTGCAGGTACTCCAGGTTATGTTCCCCCTGAGTACTACCAGAGTTTTAGATGCACCGCAAAAGGGGATGTCTACAGTTATGGTGTTATACTGCTAGAGCTTCTCTCTGGGAAAAGGCCTATCGACCCGTCAGCGTTTGGTGATGAC
- the LOC18772023 gene encoding putative 4-hydroxy-4-methyl-2-oxoglutarate aldolase 3, which yields MAALATAEACDTNTALLGSGDLRVLPPIFQIYGQCRAFSGPIVTLKVFEDNILVRQLLETRGEGRVLVIDGGGSMRCALVGGNLGQLAQNMGWAGIVVNGCIRDVDEINGCDIGVRALASHPVKSSKKGIGEKHIPINIAGTLIREGEWLYADSDGILISTSELSL from the coding sequence ATGGCTGCCTTAGCAACTGCTGAAGCTTGTGATACGAATACAGCCCTTTTAGGCAGTGGAGATTTGCGTGTTCTGCCACCAATATTCCAGATATACGGACAATGCCGAGCATTCTCAGGCCCCATTGTCACACTTAAGGTATTCGAGGACAATATTTTAGTAAGACAGCTTCTGGAAACCAGAGGTGAGGGAAGAGTTTTAGTTATTGATGGTGGAGGAAGCATGAGATGTGCTTTGGTTGGGGGTAATTTGGGACAGTTGGCTCAAAACATGGGATGGGCTGGTATTGTGGTAAATGGCTGCATCAGAGATGTAGATGAGATAAACGGATGTGATATTGGGGTGAGAGCTTTGGCATCTCATCCGGTGAAATCAAGCAAAAAAGGCATTGGCGAAAAGCATATTCCGATCAACATTGCAGGAACCTTGATTCGTGAAGGCGAATGGTTGTATGCAGATAGTGATGGCATCCTCATCTCCACATCTGAATTGTCTCTTTGA
- the LOC18773887 gene encoding F-box protein At-B, giving the protein MEQKKEKEERRMGLERLPSSLLIEEVLLKLEIETLCSVSCVNKAMSFSVSQALPLLSSINLSAFSPDAQILSSIVGGCRGLHSLTLNCLHLDNLSLGVILGTHLQELNLLSCSLLSYEVFTSIGEACPNLRVLVLELVDQCSTEAFRTNLDQMLSGCLCLESISLKIRGRDVGANAFQSIDFFLPSALKSMKLQSVLEQDVIRLMDKIRVGADRNSVQTSHVSIPVSPLSSVFTLQRLSLVLDAISDELIMAISGNLPTLVELDLEDRPVKQPLPNHDLTNTGLQYLASFHHLMGLSLIRSRHNQQVSFKRVNDMGIFLLSEVCKGLESVRLCGFSKVSDAGYASILHSCLKLKKFEARNAFFLSDLAFLDVTEFQCSLVEVKLLSCSLITSETVKQLTRSRVLEVLDLCGCRSIADSCLGSISSLRSLSMLNLAGADITDYGLSVLAQGIPSITHLCLRHCERVTDEGISFLFHGGGTIRKTLSQLDLGHMPRISDKAVFTIAMAGTEITELCLRHCSVTDVSLDCLAMRKTFRDECKLLRRLDLLNCTGLSVNSLRFLKSPSFPGLHWLGIGGTPLASKGYPTLSKIHSQRPWLTICLEGCEMGCYDGWQFHRAGYPQ; this is encoded by the exons ATGGagcagaagaaggaaaaagaagaaaggaggaTGGGTTTGGAGAGACTGCCCAGCAGCTTATTGATAGAGGAAGTTCTGCTCAAGTTGGAAATAGAGACTCTGTGCTCAGTTTCATGCGTTAACAaagccatgagcttctcagTCTCTCAGGCCCTGCCTTTACTCTCGTCTATCAATCTCTCT GCATTTTCTCCTGATGCCCAGATTCTAAGTAGTATTGTTGGTGGCTGCAGGGGCCTCCACAGCCTCACCCTAAATTGTCTCCACCTTGACAATTTGTCACTCGGAGTTATTCTGGGCACACATCTTCAAGAACTGAATTTGTTAAGCTGCTCCCTGCTGTCCTATGAAGTCTTCACTTCCATCGGGGAGGCCTGCCCCAATCTCAG GGTGCTTGTGCTAGAATTGGTAGACCAGTGCTCAACTGAAGCATTTAGGACCAACCTGGACCAAATGCTTAGTGGATGCTTGTGCTTGGAG TCTATTTCTCTTAAGATTCGAGGGAGAGATGTAGGAGCAAATGCTTTTCAGTCCATTGATTTCTTCCTGCCTAGTGCTCTCAAAAGTATGAAGTTGCAGTCAGTGCTTGAGCAAGATGTAATTCGTCTCATGGATAAGATTAGAGTTGGTGCTGATAGGAACAGTGTGCAAACATCTCATGTCAGCATCCCCGTCTCTCCATTATCATCTGTATTCACATTGCAGCGCTTGTCCCTTGTCTTGGATGCTATATCCGATGAGCTAATCATGGCCATTTCCGGAAATCTCCCCACTTTGGTAGAGCTAGATCTTGAAGACAGACCAGTTAAGCAACCATTACCAAATCATGACTTAACCAACACCGGGCTTCAATATTTGGCCTCCTTCCATCATTTGATGGGATTGTCTCTTATACGAAGTAGACATAACCAGCAAGTCTCATTCAAAAGGGTAAACGATATGGGCATCTTTCTTCTATCTGAGGTCTGCAAAGGTCTAGAGTCAGTGAGACTCTGTGGGTTTTCCAAAGTCAGTGATGCAGGTTATGCATCGATCTTACACTCGTGTCTGAAGTTGAAGAAGTTTGAAGCTCGGAATGCCTTTTTTTTGTCAGACTTGGCCTTTCTTGATGTTACTGAGTTCCAATGTTCCCTTGTTGAGGTGAAGTTGCTGTCCTGCAGTCTTATAACTAGTGAAACCGTGAAGCAGCTGACCCGTTCTAGGGTCCTGGAGGTGCTTGACCTGTGTGGGTGTAGGAGCATAGCAGATTCCTGCCTCGGTTCCATTTCATCCCTTCGTAGCTTAAGTATGCTGAATCTCGCAGGAGCTGATATTACCGATTATGGCTTATCGGTTCTTGCCCAGGGGATTCCATCCATAACACATTTGTGTCTCAGACACTGTGAGAGGGTGACTGATGAgggaatttcttttttgttccatGGTGGAGGCACAATTCGCAAAACATTGTCACAGCTGGATTTAGGACACATGCCTAGAATATCAGATAAAGCCGTTTTTACAATTGCCATGGCTGGTACTGAGATTACCGAGTTGTGTCTCCGGCATTGCTCTGTGACTGATGTTTCTCTAGATTGTTTGGCTATGAGGAAAACGTTTCGGGACGAATGTAAACTACTTCGGAGGCTTGACCTTCTGAATTGCACTGGTTTGTCTGTTAATTCACTGAGGTTTCTTAAGAGCCCTTCCTTCCCTGGACTACACTGGCTTGGTATTGGGGGCACACCTCTTGCTAGCAAAGGATATCCAACTCTTAGCAAAATTCATAGCCAGAGGCCATGGCTGACAATATGTTTGGAGGGCTGTGAAATGGGATGTTATGATGGATGGCAATTCCATAGAGCTGGATATCCTCAATGA